One Flavobacteriales bacterium genomic region harbors:
- a CDS encoding polysaccharide biosynthesis/export family protein, whose product MFKRLLFVTLVAYVFSGCYINSNLMLRTDRNYVFDTLPDSVPRAYRISPNDVINFRLFANEGFRLIDIASGLENSDGNARAMMRTYISYLVESDGTAKLPILGKVPLAGLTVREAEFKLETLYSEFYVKPFVQIQVTNKRIIVFPGGGGTAVVIYLENNNTTLMEALAMAGGIAQRGRASKIKVIRKIDGVRHVFLVDLSTIDGLKHVDMIVQANDYIYVEPVPQIGTEIVRDIAPIISLITSAVLVYTVVQRL is encoded by the coding sequence ATGTTCAAACGTCTTCTCTTCGTCACACTTGTGGCCTATGTATTTTCAGGTTGCTACATCAACTCCAACCTGATGTTGAGAACAGACCGAAATTATGTTTTTGATACCCTACCCGATTCGGTACCCCGAGCCTATCGGATTAGTCCGAACGATGTTATCAATTTCCGCTTATTTGCAAATGAAGGTTTCCGCCTTATCGACATTGCATCCGGTCTTGAGAACTCCGATGGTAATGCGAGAGCCATGATGCGTACCTATATCAGTTACCTCGTAGAATCAGATGGAACGGCAAAACTTCCAATTCTTGGTAAAGTGCCTTTGGCGGGACTAACCGTAAGGGAAGCGGAATTCAAACTGGAAACCTTGTATTCCGAATTTTATGTAAAACCTTTCGTACAGATACAAGTCACCAATAAACGTATTATCGTTTTCCCCGGAGGAGGCGGTACTGCCGTTGTAATTTACCTCGAGAATAATAATACTACCCTTATGGAAGCATTGGCCATGGCCGGTGGAATTGCGCAAAGAGGGCGTGCATCAAAAATTAAAGTGATCCGCAAAATCGATGGTGTGCGCCATGTGTTTTTGGTGGATTTATCAACGATCGACGGATTAAAGCATGTCGACATGATTGTGCAGGCGAACGATTATATCTATGTAGAACCTGTACCACAAATCGGAACGGAGATTGTGCGCGATATTGCTCCTATCATATCGCTCATCACAAGCGCTGTGTTGGTATATACCGTTGTACAACGTCTCTAA